In Asterias rubens chromosome 17, eAstRub1.3, whole genome shotgun sequence, the genomic window atgtacatACTCATGTACAGCACATGCATGCAACGAAAGGAGTTGAGAAGTCTCGATCGATTGCGTCTCGGTGGGGCACCATGCTTGTGTTGACCcttgtcaaacattttcaaaaacactttcctcatttatattaatgtattctaaagtcataaaaacaaaattgcaaaaaataacttGGAAACTCCTTCACTTTCAGCACTAGACTCTGAACAGTTTAGTAGTTGTCTGAAGTTATAGCAGGCTGGTAGCCATGAGAGTGGCATCTTCACTATCTACCCTGCTGGTCTGACTGATGGAGTGAAGGTttactgtgatatggagacagatAAAGGAGGCTGGATCGTGTTGCAGAGGAGACAAGATGGCTCAGTTGACTTTTACCGTAATTGGACAGAATACCAATCTGGGTTTGGTGATCTCTCACCTGAGTTCTGGCTGGGTAATGACATCTTACGTAACCTTACTGAGTCAGGACAATGGCAATCGATGGTAGATATGGCTGGTTGGGACAAATATCACTACTTGTACCGTTTTCAGTTCTGGATGGGTAATGACGTCCTGCATAACCTTACTGAGTCAGCACAATGGCATTTAAGGATAGACATGGCTGATTGGGACGAAAAAAACAGCTTGGGCCAGTTATGAGAAGTTTTCAGTATCAGGAGATAAGTACACTCTCCTTGTTGGTTCCTATGATGGCAACAGTTCAGCAGGTGATTCATTGACATATCATAATGGAAAAGCGTTCAGTACCAAGGATCAGAACAATGATGCTTTGGACACTGGCTGTGCGCAAGATTTAAAAGGAGCATGGTGGTTTTATGGCTGTTTTTATGCACATCTAAATGGCCAATATTACCATCAGAGTCAAGTGGAATCAGTACTACACCCAGGTTTAAAATGGAGCCACTGGAAAGGTAACAAGTACTCCTTGACGAACTGCTCTATGAAAATTCGAGAAATCCTGTAAACTGAGCACCACACTCTTAAGtcatgtaaact contains:
- the LOC117301781 gene encoding fibrinogen-like protein A, translated to MALNIILEVEMNRSLAKPLATAIRPNKRIVVFPITLWQENRAGSHESGIFTIYPAGLTDGVKVYCDMETDKGGWIVLQRRQDGSVDFYRNWTEYQSGFGDLSPEFWLGNDILRNLTDSAGDSLTYHNGKAFSTKDQNNDALDTGCAQDLKGAWML